A single window of Malus sylvestris chromosome 5, drMalSylv7.2, whole genome shotgun sequence DNA harbors:
- the LOC126622429 gene encoding MDIS1-interacting receptor like kinase 2-like, protein MKRLQMLPFLLQLFMLSLLSSKAATSSPRTQAQALITWKRSFDFSYSAFSLVSWSLANLNDLCNWTAIVCDRTTKTVSKIDLSHLQIRATLTHFNFTPFLNLTHFNLNQNRFRGPIPSAIGNLSRLTILDLGYNLFGQEIPAEIGLLTELEYLSFYNNNLNGAIPYQLSNLQKVQFLHLGKNHLKISNWSKFSGMHSLTHLYLHQNVIHSEFPEFIFECQNLTFLDLSRNRLTGQIPDRVFKLGKLEYLNLTHNLFQGKIPTTIGQLRELQFLDLGMNSLNSSIPSDLGHCTDLTYLSLASNFLRGELPQSLSNLSSILQLDFSNNLFTGPILPSVISNWSLVVHLNLRGNKFSGNIPPELGQLTTLNYLSLDSNDFGGELPSQIGNLNLLYRLNVSRNHLTGVIPWGIKFFGQIQYLDLSNNNLTGEIPWSIGNFAEGLLYLNLSNNNLRGVIPVSIGTSTQIQFLDLSNNKLTGEIPLDFISNLQWRLEIFNVSHNHLSGEFPSEFSNMDRPTIYDFSYNNLTGPIPTCGIFRNATADAFVGNYGMWRDVKGTAACDLSGGNSEINNDNSKRKNDINSVVVAIISFLGFYVVETIIGFFIFLLLRKRSKLRPQEIKTSMNFENFESMILQEEVKFTFGEIVKAVDDFHEKYCIGIGGFGTVYKAELESGQVVAVKRLNTEDSNDIPAINLRSFENEIRTLINIRHRNIIRLYGFCSRRGCIFLLYEYFEKGSLGKSLYGIEGVTELGWATRVKILKGLAHALSYLHNDCSPPIVHRDVTVNNVLLDQDFEPRLSDFGTARLLSTNSSNWTHIVGSFGYMAPELALTMRVTDKCDVYSFGVVALEVMMGKHPGDILESLLLESSRLSQDNVGLLLKDVLDQRLEPPTYELAKAVVLVMSLALACTRTHPRSRPPLSFVAQKLSAQAMPCLPEPFDFLSISKLMGLGLQANGS, encoded by the exons ATGAAAAGACTTCAGATGCTCCCTTTTCTCCTTCAACTTTTCATGCTTTCCCTGCTTTCATCAAAGGCCGCCACCTCCTCACCAAGGACGCAGGCACAAGCACTGATAACCTGGAAGAGAAGCTTCGACTTTTCTTATTCAGCTTTTTCTCTCGTTTCATGGTCCCTCGCCAACCTCAACGACCTTTGCAACTGGACTGCCATTGTCTgcgaccgcacaaccaaaacagTTTCCAAAATAGATCTCTCCCACTTGCAGATCAGAGCCACACTAACCCACTTCAACTTCACCCCATTTCTTAATCTCACTCACTTCAACCTCAATCAAAACAGATTTCGAGGGCCTATACCATCTGCCATTGGCAACCTCTCTAGGCTCACAATCTTGGACTTGGGCTACAACTTATTTGGGCAAGAAATACCCGCGGAGATTGGCCTCTTAACGGAGCTCGAGTATCTAAGTTTCTACAACAACAATCTCAATGGTGCAATCCCCTACCAGCTCAGCAATCTCCAAAAGGTACAATTTTTGCATCTTGGAAAAAACCACTTGAAAATTTCAAACTGGTCTAAATTTTCAGGCATGCATTCCTTGACACACCTTTATCTTCATCAAAACGTTATCCATTCAGAATTCCCAGAATTTATATTTGAATGCCAAAACTTGACCTTCTTGGATTTGTCTCGAAATCGGTTGACTGGCCAAATACCAGACCGTGTATTTAAACTGGGCAAGCTTGAGTACTTAAATCTCACCCATAACCTATTCCAAGGAAAGATTCCAACTACCATAGGTCAACTCAGGGAGCTTCAGTTCCTTGATCTTGGAATGAATTCCTTAAACTCTTCAATCCCTTCTGATCTTGGCCATTGTACCGACCTCACGTACTTGTCCCTGGCTTCCAATTTTCTTAGGGGGGAGCTGCCACAGTCCTTGTCCAATCTGAGCAGCATTCTCCAGTTGGATTTCTCCAATAATTTATTTACCGGTCCAATCTTGCCTTCCGTCATCTCCAATTGGAGTCTAGTTGTCCATTTGAATCTTCGAGGCAATAAATTCAGTGGGAATATTCCACCTGAGCTTGGGCAGTTGACAACTTTGAATTATCTAAGCCTAGACTCTAATGATTTTGGTGGGGAACTTCCTAGTCAAATTGGAAATCTAAACTTGCTATACAGACTAAACGTGAGCAGGAACCATTTGACAGGAGTGATCCCTTGGGGTATCAAATTTTTCGGTCAGATTCAGTATCTCGATTTGTCCAATAACAATTTGACAGGAGAGATCCCTTGGAGTATCGGCAATTTTGCTGAGGGTCTGTTGTATCTCAATTTGTCCAACAACAATTTAAGAGGAGTGATCCCTGTGAGTATCGGCACTTCCACTCAGATTCAGTTTCTCGATTTGTCTAATAACAAGTTGACAGGGGAAATACCACTTGATTTCATCAGCAATTTGCAATGGAGATTAGAGATTTTCAATGTATCACACAACCATCTCTCAGGGGAATTCCCATCAGAATTTTCCAACATGGATAGACCAACCATCTATGACTTTTCTTATAACAACCTCACCGGCCCAATTCCAACTTGTGGTATTTTCCGAAATGCAACAGCTGATGCTTTTGTCGGAAACTATGGCATGTGGAGAGATGTAAAGGGAACGGCTGCATGTGATTTGTCAGGTGGAAATTCTGAAATAAACAACGAcaattcgaaaagaaaaaacGACATCAATAGTGTCGTTGTTGCCATAATatcctttttgggtttttacgTGGTTGAAACTATCATCGGtttctttatctttttattattaCGCAAGAGATCCAAGCTCCGGCCTCAGGAAATCAAAACTTCTATGAACTTTGAGAATTTTGAGTCAATGATATTGCAAGAGGAAGTAAAGTTTACATTTGGGGAAATTGTCAAAGCCGTAGATGACTTTCATGAGAAGTACTGCATTGGGATAGGAGGATTTGGAACGGTATACAAGGCAGAGTTGGAGTCAGGccaagttgttgcagttaagaGGCTTAACACGGAAGACTCTAATGACATTCCAGCAATTAATCTCCGAAGTTTTGAGAATGAAATCCGAACTTTGATAAATATCCGACATCGCAACATCATACGGCTATACGGCTTCTGTTCAAGGAGGGGTTGCATATTCTTGCTTTATGAATACTTTGAGAAAGGCAGTCTGGGAAAATCATTGTATGGGATTGAAGGGGTTACTGAACTTGGTTGGGCTACAAGGGTCAAAATTTTGAAAGGACTTGCTCATGCACTTTCTTACTTGCACAATGACTGCTCTCCGCCAATTGTGCACCGCGATGTAACTGTTAACAATGTATTACTCGACCAGGATTTCGAGCCTCGACTCTCAGATTTTGGAACTGCAAGACTGCTGAGTACTAATTCATCAAACTGGACACATATTGTTGGTTCATTTGGCTACATGGCACCAG AGCTTGCATTGACTATGCGGGTCACGGATAAGTGTGACGTATATAGCTTTGGAGTCGTAGCACTTGAAGTGATGATGGGAAAACACCCTGGGGATATTCTAGAATCCCTACTATTGGAATCATCAAGATTATCGCAGGACAATGTAGGGTTGCTTTTGAAAGATGTGTTAGACCAACGGCTTGAGCCTCCGACATATGAATTGGCAAAGGCAGTGGTGCTTGTGATGAGTTTAGCATTGGCTTGCACACGTACGCATCCCAGATCTCGACCTCCGTTGTCTTTTGTGGCACAGAAACTATCAGCTCAAGCCATGCCTTGCCTTCCTGAACCATTTGATTTTCTGAGCATCAGCAAGCTAATGGGGCTGGGGCTACAAGCTAATGGAAGCTAG